One Cololabis saira isolate AMF1-May2022 chromosome 12, fColSai1.1, whole genome shotgun sequence DNA window includes the following coding sequences:
- the tktb gene encoding transketolase-like protein 2 has protein sequence MAGYHKPDEKTLQGLKDISNKLRILSIKATNASNSGHPTSCCSAADLMSVLFFHTMRYKADDPRNQCNDRFVLSKGHAAPILYAAWVEAGYVKESELLNLRKFDCELEGHPTPKLAFVDVATGSLGQGLGAACGMAYTGKYFDKSSYRVYCMLGDGECAEGSVWEAMAFASHYHLDNLVAILDVNRLGQSEPTPLQHDMDTYSKRCEAFGWNTYVVDGHDVEELCKAFWKAQQVKGKPTCIVAKTYKGKGIKNVEDQDNWHGKPMPKDRHVEILNDLQSQIQVPNKTLRPQPPNDDTKPADLKPLTYPSPPSYKKGDKMSTRKAYGVALARLGQANQRVVALDGDTKNSTFSDLFRKVCPERFIECFIAEQNMVSVAIGCATRDRTVAFASTFAAFFSRAYDQIRMGAISQTNVNLVGSHCGVSIGEDGPSQMALEDLAMFRAVPTCTVFYPSDATSTEGAVELAANTKGICFIRTSRPDTAVIYSPDEKFEVGVAKVVRQSDNDTVTVIGAGVTLHEALAAADILEKEGTRIRVIDPFTIKPLDAATILSSARATRGQIITVEDHYKEGGLGEAVLSAVGGEPGIVVTRLAVTSVPRSGKPQELLDFYGISAKHIAKAVIQTTAN, from the exons ATGGCTGGCTACCACAAACCCGACGAGAAGACCCTGCAGGGACTCAAAGACATCTCCAACAAGCTGCGGATCCTCTCCATCAAGGCGACAAACGCCTCCAACTCCGG CCATCCCACGTCATGTTGCAGTGCAGCAGATCTTATGTCTGTGCTCTTCTTCCACACCATGCGTTATAAGGCAGATGACCCTCGTAATCAGTGCAATGACCGCTTTGTTCTGTCAAAG GGTCATGCAGCACCAATCCTGTATGCTGCCTGGGTGGAGGCGGGTTATGTCAAGGAGTCTGAGCTGCTAAATCTCCGTAAGTTTGACTGTGAGCTGGAGGGGCACCCCACACCG AAACTGGCGTTTGTGGATGTCGCTACCGGATCTCTTGGACAGGGTCTTGGGGCTGCATGTGGGATGGCCTACACTGGCAAATACTTTGACAAATCAAG CTACCGTGTTTATTGCATGCTTGGTGATGGGGAATGTGCGGAGGGGTCGGTGTGGGAGGCCATGGCTTTTGCTTCCCACTACCATCTGGACAACCTGGTGGCGATCCTGGATGTCAATCGACTTGGTCAGAGTGAGCCAACACCCCTGCAGCACGACATGGACACTTACAGCAAGCGCTGTGAAGCCTTCGG GTGGAACACCTATGTTGTAGATGGTCATGATGTTGAGGAGCTGTGCAAAGCCTTTTGGAAAGCTCAGCAGGTCAAGGGCAAACCCACCTGTATTGTCGCCAAGACGTACAAGGGGAAAGGGATCAAAA ATGTTGAAGATCAGGATAACTGGCATGGAAAGCCCATGCCCAAAGACAGGCATGTTGAAATCCTGAATGACCTGCAGTCTCAGATCCAGGTCCCCAACAAGACTCTCCGTCCTCAGCCGCCCAATGACGACACAAAACCAGCTGACCTCAAGCCCCTTACCTATCCTTCACCCCCATCTTACAAGAAGGGAGACAAG ATGTCAACAAGGAAAGCATATGGCGTGGCTCTGGCCAGACTGGGTCAGGCCAACCAGAGAGTGGTGGCTCTTGACGGAGACACAAAAAACTCTACCTTCTCAGATCTCTTCAGGAAGGTCTGCCCAGAACGCTTCATCGAGTGCTTCATTGCTGAGCAGAATAtg GTAAGCGTGGCTATCGGCTGTGCTACTCGTGACCGCACCGTTGCATTTGCCAGCACCTTCGCTGCATTCTTCTCTAGAGCCTATGATCAGATCCGTATGGGAGCCATCTCCCAGACCAACGTCAACCTGGTGGGTTCCCACTGCGGCGTCTCCATTG GTGAGGATGGTCCATCACAAATGGCCCTTGAAGACTTGGCCATGTTCCGTGCCGTACCGACATGTACGGTGTTCTATCCTAGTGATGCGACGTCAACAGAGGGGGCTGTCGAGCTAGCAGCGAACACAAAG GGAATCTGTTTCATCCGCACCAGTAGACCAGACACTGCTGTAATTTACTCTCCAGATGAGAAGTTTGAAGTGGGTGTAGCCAAG GTCGTGCGCCAGTCTGACAATGATACAGTGACTGTAATTGGAGCTGGTGTGACCCTGCACGAGGCCCTGGCTGCTGCTGATATCCTTGAAAAGGAAG GAACAAGGATCCGTGTGATTGACCCCTTCACTATCAAGCCCTTGGATGCAGCCACTATTCTGTCCAGTGCACGAGCCACTAGGGGACAGATCATCACAGTGGAGGATCACTACAAAGAGG GTGGTCTTGGTGAAGCAGTGCTCTCTGCTGTGGGAGGCGAGCCTGGGATTGTCGTGACCCGGCTGGCAGTGACGAGTGTTCCCCGCAGTGGAAAGCCCCAGGAGCTCCTTGATTTCTACGGCATCAGTGCTAAGCACATTGCCAAAGCAGTCATCCAGACCACTGCTAACTAA
- the lrrc23 gene encoding leucine-rich repeat-containing protein 23 yields MSDTDEDAISSDWGAEEETPLQEDDKIQLYPLTKETISEGLSLLNRVGNGLGHAFVKLDLKEKSLNDIAAISSYIHIRFLDLSKNHLTDLAPLASLSHLLWLKVDNNAVACFKGQPFGELTYLQWLSLAKNKLVDIDGLVCPALQSLNLTGNGIRQMNGFQTGCFANLVTLELRGNLLETTAGINLPTLQRLYLAQNVIDRLEGLEKLECLTILHLRDNKLETFDGLSPSMKCLQYLNVRGNAITNEEVLQSLGHVSKSLRTLVLSNNPMERTLDYRPYVLLLLPQLERIDKDLVSMEDRTEAWELADEEIPEP; encoded by the exons ATTCAACTTTACCCTTTGACTAAAGAAACCATAAGTGAGGGCCTTTCATTACTGAACCGTGTAGGAAATGGACTAGGACACGCTTTTGTCAAACTGGACCTTAAAGAAAA AAGCCTGAATGACATAGCTGCAATCAGCAGTTATATCCACATACGTTTTCTGGACTTATCCAAGAATCACCTCACAGATCTCGCTCCTCTGGCATCTCTGAGTCATTTGCTTTGGCTGAAG GTTGACAATAATGCTGTGGCCTGCTTCAAAGGCCAGCCGTTTGGTGAGCTGACCTACTTGCAGTGGCTGAGTCTGGCGAAGAACAAGCTAGTGGACATAGATGGTCTGGTCTGTCCTGCCCTACAGAGTCTCAATCTAACAG GTAATGGTATTCGGCAAATGAATGGTTTTCAGACTGGCTGTTTTGCAAATCTAGTAACTCTAGAGCTGAGAGGAAACCTCTTGGAAACCACTGCTGGCATTAACCTTCCAACACTGCAACGGTTATACCTG GCCCAAAATGTGATCGATCGTCTTGAGGGTTTGGAGAAGTTAGAGTGCCTTACCATCCTTCATCTTCGAGACAATAAGCTTGAAACTTTTGATGGTCTCAGCCCTAGCATGAAGTGTCTTCAGTACCTCAATGTCAG AGGCAATGCCATTACAAATGAGGAAGTCCTGCAAAGCCTTGGTCATGTCTCAAAATCCTTGCGTACTTTGGTTCTTTCAAATAACCCAATGGAGCGAACATTGGATTATCGACCATATGTACTACTACTTTTACCACAGCTGGAGAGGATTGACAAAGACTTAGTCTCCATGGAGGATAGGACTGAAGCCTGG GAACTTGCCGATGAGGAAATACCTGAACCATAA